The following proteins are co-located in the Macadamia integrifolia cultivar HAES 741 chromosome 3, SCU_Mint_v3, whole genome shotgun sequence genome:
- the LOC122072580 gene encoding OVARIAN TUMOR DOMAIN-containing deubiquitinating enzyme 4-like isoform X4, translating into MSTFDSAFAGIPGDGRCLFRSVVHGACLREGKSSPSESTQKELADELRAKVVDEFIKRRDDTEWFLEGDFDTYVTQMRQPHIWGGEPELLMSSHVLQMPITVYMKDYNSGNFKIIAEYGKEYGKDNPICVLYDGYGHYDALQNPSCGPQAKMYKKRWSFRW; encoded by the exons ATGTCGACTTTCGATTCTGCATTCG caGGCATACCTGGAGATGGTAGATGTTTGTTCCGTTCTGTGGTTCATGGAGCTTGCTTGAGAGAGGGAAAATCATCTCCAAGTGAGAGCACTCAAAAGGAGTTAGCGGATGAGCTCAGAGCTAAG GTTGTGGATGAATTCATAAAGAGGCGTGATGATACTGAATG GTTTCTTGAAGGTGATTTTGATACATATGTTACACAGATGAGACAGCCCCATATTTGGGGAGGAGAACCCGAGCTGCTTATGTCCTCACATGTGCTACA GATGCCTATCACTGTATACATGAAGGATTATAACTCTGGCAACTTCAAAATCATAGCTGAATATGGTAAAGAGTATGGCAAGGACAACCCAATCTGTGTGCTGTATGATGGTTATGGACACTATGATGCATTGCAAAACCCTTCTTGTGGACCACAGGCCAAGAT GTACAAGAAAAGGTGGTCATTCCGTTGGTAA
- the LOC122072580 gene encoding OVARIAN TUMOR DOMAIN-containing deubiquitinating enzyme 4-like isoform X5 produces the protein MSTFDSAFAGIPGDGRCLFRSVVHGACLREGKSSPSESTQKELADELRAKVVDEFIKRRDDTEWFLEGDFDTYVTQMRQPHIWGGEPELLMSSHVLQMPITVYMKDYNSGNFKIIAEYGKEYGKDNPICVLYDGYGHYDALQNPSCGPQAKIVQIPC, from the exons ATGTCGACTTTCGATTCTGCATTCG caGGCATACCTGGAGATGGTAGATGTTTGTTCCGTTCTGTGGTTCATGGAGCTTGCTTGAGAGAGGGAAAATCATCTCCAAGTGAGAGCACTCAAAAGGAGTTAGCGGATGAGCTCAGAGCTAAG GTTGTGGATGAATTCATAAAGAGGCGTGATGATACTGAATG GTTTCTTGAAGGTGATTTTGATACATATGTTACACAGATGAGACAGCCCCATATTTGGGGAGGAGAACCCGAGCTGCTTATGTCCTCACATGTGCTACA GATGCCTATCACTGTATACATGAAGGATTATAACTCTGGCAACTTCAAAATCATAGCTGAATATGGTAAAGAGTATGGCAAGGACAACCCAATCTGTGTGCTGTATGATGGTTATGGACACTATGATGCATTGCAAAACCCTTCTTGTGGACCACAGGCCAAGAT CGTACAGATTCCTTGTTAA
- the LOC122072580 gene encoding OVARIAN TUMOR DOMAIN-containing deubiquitinating enzyme 4-like isoform X3 has protein sequence MSTFDSAFGIPGDGRCLFRSVVHGACLREGKSSPSESTQKELADELRAKVVDEFIKRRDDTEWFLEGDFDTYVTQMRQPHIWGGEPELLMSSHVLQMPITVYMKDYNSGNFKIIAEYGKEYGKDNPICVLYDGYGHYDALQNPSCGPQAKMFPRAGQSLALF, from the exons ATGTCGACTTTCGATTCTGCATTCG GCATACCTGGAGATGGTAGATGTTTGTTCCGTTCTGTGGTTCATGGAGCTTGCTTGAGAGAGGGAAAATCATCTCCAAGTGAGAGCACTCAAAAGGAGTTAGCGGATGAGCTCAGAGCTAAG GTTGTGGATGAATTCATAAAGAGGCGTGATGATACTGAATG GTTTCTTGAAGGTGATTTTGATACATATGTTACACAGATGAGACAGCCCCATATTTGGGGAGGAGAACCCGAGCTGCTTATGTCCTCACATGTGCTACA GATGCCTATCACTGTATACATGAAGGATTATAACTCTGGCAACTTCAAAATCATAGCTGAATATGGTAAAGAGTATGGCAAGGACAACCCAATCTGTGTGCTGTATGATGGTTATGGACACTATGATGCATTGCAAAACCCTTCTTGTGGACCACAGGCCAAGAT GTTTCCAAGGGCTGGGCAGTCGCTTGCCTTATTCTAA
- the LOC122072580 gene encoding OVARIAN TUMOR DOMAIN-containing deubiquitinating enzyme 4-like isoform X2: protein MSTFDSAFAGIPGDGRCLFRSVVHGACLREGKSSPSESTQKELADELRAKVVDEFIKRRDDTEWFLEGDFDTYVTQMRQPHIWGGEPELLMSSHVLQMPITVYMKDYNSGNFKIIAEYGKEYGKDNPICVLYDGYGHYDALQNPSCGPQAKIGRYKKRWSFRW from the exons ATGTCGACTTTCGATTCTGCATTCG caGGCATACCTGGAGATGGTAGATGTTTGTTCCGTTCTGTGGTTCATGGAGCTTGCTTGAGAGAGGGAAAATCATCTCCAAGTGAGAGCACTCAAAAGGAGTTAGCGGATGAGCTCAGAGCTAAG GTTGTGGATGAATTCATAAAGAGGCGTGATGATACTGAATG GTTTCTTGAAGGTGATTTTGATACATATGTTACACAGATGAGACAGCCCCATATTTGGGGAGGAGAACCCGAGCTGCTTATGTCCTCACATGTGCTACA GATGCCTATCACTGTATACATGAAGGATTATAACTCTGGCAACTTCAAAATCATAGCTGAATATGGTAAAGAGTATGGCAAGGACAACCCAATCTGTGTGCTGTATGATGGTTATGGACACTATGATGCATTGCAAAACCCTTCTTGTGGACCACAGGCCAAGAT TGGCAGGTACAAGAAAAGGTGGTCATTCCGTTGGTAA
- the LOC122072580 gene encoding OVARIAN TUMOR DOMAIN-containing deubiquitinating enzyme 4-like isoform X1, which translates to MSTFDSAFAGIPGDGRCLFRSVVHGACLREGKSSPSESTQKELADELRAKVVDEFIKRRDDTEWFLEGDFDTYVTQMRQPHIWGGEPELLMSSHVLQMPITVYMKDYNSGNFKIIAEYGKEYGKDNPICVLYDGYGHYDALQNPSCGPQAKMFPRAGQSLALF; encoded by the exons ATGTCGACTTTCGATTCTGCATTCG caGGCATACCTGGAGATGGTAGATGTTTGTTCCGTTCTGTGGTTCATGGAGCTTGCTTGAGAGAGGGAAAATCATCTCCAAGTGAGAGCACTCAAAAGGAGTTAGCGGATGAGCTCAGAGCTAAG GTTGTGGATGAATTCATAAAGAGGCGTGATGATACTGAATG GTTTCTTGAAGGTGATTTTGATACATATGTTACACAGATGAGACAGCCCCATATTTGGGGAGGAGAACCCGAGCTGCTTATGTCCTCACATGTGCTACA GATGCCTATCACTGTATACATGAAGGATTATAACTCTGGCAACTTCAAAATCATAGCTGAATATGGTAAAGAGTATGGCAAGGACAACCCAATCTGTGTGCTGTATGATGGTTATGGACACTATGATGCATTGCAAAACCCTTCTTGTGGACCACAGGCCAAGAT GTTTCCAAGGGCTGGGCAGTCGCTTGCCTTATTCTAA